CGCGATGGCCGCGGTCTACGAGGACCCGGACATCGTCGCCGCCTTCGACTTCATCGAGGAGCTCAAGGCCTCCATCGAGGGCGGCGTCGTGCGCCCGAAGGTGGTGAAGTACGGCGACGTCACCCAGGCCATCCAGGACGCCGTGTACGGAGCGATCTCGGGCGAGTCCGAGGTGCAGGGGGCGATGGAGGGCCTGCAGGAGCGGCTCACCGAGCTCGGAGGCTGACCTGCGATGGCAGCTCCCCGCACCGCGCCCCCTGACGCAGCGGTGCCACGCACCGCCGCACGGCGCAGCCCGGTGACCGGTGGACAGGGGGCGATGGCGAACCTGCTCCTCCTGCCCACCATGATCCTGCTCGCCCTCGTGGTCGGCTTCCCGCTCGTGCTCTCCGCCTGGCAGTCCCTGCACAGCTCCGGCGGGGAGATCGACCCGACCACGGGGATCATCCAGCAGGGCGATACGTTCGTGGGCCTGCAGAACTACGTCGACGCCTTCACCGGCGCCGGGGCGGGCGCAGGGTTCTGGAACGCCTTCTGGAACACCACGATGTTCACCGTCGTCGGGGTGAGCGTCGAGACTGTCCTGGGCGTCGCGATGGCGCTGATCATGGCCCGGGCCCTGCGCGCGACGGGAATCGTCCGCGCCTCGATCCTCGTGCCCTGGGCGATCCCGACGGTCGTCTCGGCGCTGATGTGGCAGCTGATATTCGACGCCAACGGCATCGCGAACCGCCTCATCGGCACCCAGATCCTGTGGACCACGGAGGGGATCCAGGCGCAGGCCGCCGTGCTCATCGCCGACATCTGGAAGACCGCGCCGTTCATCGGCCTGCTCACCCTGGCGGGCCTGCAGACCATCGACCAGCAGGTCTACGAGGCGGCGAAGGTCGACGGCGCCGGACCGTGGCACACCTTCTGGCGGATCACCCTGCCGCTGGTGCGACCGGTCCTGGTGGTCGCGGTGCTGTTCCGCCTGCTGGACGCGATGCGGATGTTCGACCTGCCGTTCGTGCTCCTGGGCCGGCTGGCGAGCGGTCAGACCCTGTCGATGCTCGCCTCCGACGCGGCCTCCCGCACCGACTACGGCATGGCCTCGGCGTACTCGATGGTGCTGTTCGCCTACATCTGCCTGGTCGCCTACCTGTTCATCAAGATCCTCGGCGCCGACGTCATCGGGGAGCAGGGCCGCAGCGGGCCGGGCCGACGGGCGCGTCGCGCGGCACGACTGCGGACCACGAGCGAGGGGAGCCTGGCATGAGCACCACGACCGACGACAGCACCGTGCGCGGGGGCGTCGTCTCCCGCACCGGCGAGGTGCTCACCCCGAAGCGGCACCGGGGGCAGCTCGCCGCGAGGATCGTGGTGGGCGCCGGGATGGCGTTCATCCTCGCGTACTGCCTCGCACCCTTCTACTGGATGGTGGTCTCCTCGCTGCGCCGCCCCAGCGAGGGCCGCTCCACCCAGCTGATCCCGTGCCCGCTCAGCGTGGAGAACTACATCGCGGTGTTCGCCCCGGGCAACCACTTCACCCGCTCGCTGCTGAACTCCCTGATCGTCGCCGGCGGCACCACGGCGCTGGTGGTCGCCCTCGGGGTGCTCGGTGCGTACGCGCTGGCGCGGCTCGATTTCCGCGGCAAGGTCGCGGTGATGTTCCTGATCGTGGCGACCTCGATGTTCCCGGTGATCACGCTCGTCGTGCCGCTGCTGAAGCTGTTCACCGGCGGCTACGACTGGTTCCCCTGGAACTGGATCAACACCTACCAGGCGATGATCCTGCCCTCGATCTCCTTCGCCCTGCCGCTGGCGGTGTGGAACCTCAACGCCTACTTCCGCCAGCTCCCGGTGGAGCTCGAGCAGGCCGCGATGGTGGACGGCACCACGAGGATGGGCGCCTTCTTCCGCGTGATCCTCCCGCTCGCGGTGCCGGGCATCTTCACCACCGCGATCATCACCTTCATCGCGGCGTGGAACGAGTTCCTCATCGCCCTGACGATGGTGAACGACCCGCTGATGCAGACGGCGAACGTCGCGATCTCGAAGTTCACCGGCATCTCCGGCTACGACACCCCGTACGGCACGAAGATGGCCGCCGGCGTGATCGTGACGATCCCGCTGATCATCGTGGTGCTGCTCTTCCAGCGCCGGATCATCGGCGGGCTCGCCGCCGGTTCGGTGAAGTGACGGCCCGGTGACAGGACAGCCCCGCCGCCTCCGACCGTCGGGCCGGGGGCCGCGGAGCCGTGCAGGGGCGGGGTCGCGTCCCGTCACTTCTTCGCGGTGCTCGACCTCTTCGTGGTCGTCGACTTCCGCGTGGTCGTGGTGCGACGGGTCGCGGGCTTCTTGGCAGGGCCCTTCGCGCGCTTCTCGGCGAGCTTCTCGATCGCGATCTTCTCGGTGATCTCCTCGACCTTCTCCGTGGCGCGCAGCGACACGTTCGTGGTCCCGTCGGTGATGTACGGGCCGAAGCGGCCGTCCTTGATCACGATCGGCTTCTCGGAGGTCGGGTCGGTGCCCAGCTCCTTCAGCGGAGGCTTCGCCGCGGCACGGCCGCGGGTCTTGGGCTGGGCGTAGATCTTCTGCGCCTCCTCGAGGGTGATCGAGAAGATCTGCTCCTCGGACTCCAGCGAGCGGGAGTCGGTGCCCTTCTTGAGGTAGGGGCCGTAGCGGCCGTTCTGCGCCGTGATCTCGGTGCCGTCCTCGGCGGTGCCCACCACGCGCGGGAGGCTGATCAGCTTCAGGGCGTCCTCGAGGGTGACGGTGGAGAGGTCCATCGACTTCAGCAGCGAGCCGGTGCGGGGCTTGGGCTGCTTGGATTTGGGGACCTTCTTGCCGTCGACCTCGGCGGGCTCGGGCAGGACCTCGGTGACGTAGGGGCCGTAGCGGCCGTCCTTGGCG
This genomic interval from Brachybacterium aquaticum contains the following:
- a CDS encoding carbohydrate ABC transporter permease, producing MSTTTDDSTVRGGVVSRTGEVLTPKRHRGQLAARIVVGAGMAFILAYCLAPFYWMVVSSLRRPSEGRSTQLIPCPLSVENYIAVFAPGNHFTRSLLNSLIVAGGTTALVVALGVLGAYALARLDFRGKVAVMFLIVATSMFPVITLVVPLLKLFTGGYDWFPWNWINTYQAMILPSISFALPLAVWNLNAYFRQLPVELEQAAMVDGTTRMGAFFRVILPLAVPGIFTTAIITFIAAWNEFLIALTMVNDPLMQTANVAISKFTGISGYDTPYGTKMAAGVIVTIPLIIVVLLFQRRIIGGLAAGSVK
- a CDS encoding carbohydrate ABC transporter permease encodes the protein MANLLLLPTMILLALVVGFPLVLSAWQSLHSSGGEIDPTTGIIQQGDTFVGLQNYVDAFTGAGAGAGFWNAFWNTTMFTVVGVSVETVLGVAMALIMARALRATGIVRASILVPWAIPTVVSALMWQLIFDANGIANRLIGTQILWTTEGIQAQAAVLIADIWKTAPFIGLLTLAGLQTIDQQVYEAAKVDGAGPWHTFWRITLPLVRPVLVVAVLFRLLDAMRMFDLPFVLLGRLASGQTLSMLASDAASRTDYGMASAYSMVLFAYICLVAYLFIKILGADVIGEQGRSGPGRRARRAARLRTTSEGSLA